A genomic segment from Leptolyngbya boryana PCC 6306 encodes:
- a CDS encoding pentapeptide repeat-containing protein, with protein sequence MVQPIDVQQLQQRYESGDRDFSNVDLAEADLSGVNLSNAVFAGANLEGASLRNATLINADFSSTDLSGADLAGADLTGANLSNAMLGGTILEGALLDRADLSNADLEVANLIQATLTQADLNQAILSGANLEAADLSEADLANAELEQANLTDASLENANLSGADLKDTTLKGTMLEGDDPSLAT encoded by the coding sequence ATGGTACAACCGATAGACGTTCAGCAACTACAGCAGCGGTATGAAAGTGGCGATCGCGACTTTAGTAACGTAGATCTCGCAGAAGCAGATTTATCAGGGGTGAATCTCAGTAATGCCGTGTTCGCAGGTGCTAACTTAGAAGGCGCGAGCCTAAGAAACGCGACCTTGATCAATGCTGACTTCAGCAGCACCGACCTGAGTGGGGCAGACCTAGCGGGAGCCGATTTGACAGGGGCAAATCTCAGCAATGCCATGCTAGGAGGCACGATTTTAGAAGGCGCATTGCTCGATCGTGCGGATTTGAGCAATGCCGATCTCGAAGTAGCAAATCTCATTCAAGCGACCTTAACCCAGGCAGATCTCAATCAAGCCATACTGAGTGGTGCAAACTTAGAGGCTGCGGATTTGAGTGAAGCAGACCTCGCCAATGCTGAACTAGAGCAAGCAAATCTAACAGATGCTTCTCTAGAGAATGCTAACCTGAGCGGCGCAGATCTCAAAGACACGACGCTCAAGGGCACGATGCTAGAAGGCGATGATCCTAGCCTCGCAACCTGA
- a CDS encoding M48 family metallopeptidase translates to MSFSKSALIGLKADQFRHPLDLEATQALKQLPGLDLAIRALLGNVAEQFFYLENIASSILVSEQQLPELHQLLVEACKVLDLDVPQLYVRQHPVPNAYTFAMRGKQPFIVMHTSLIDLLTLEEIQAVIAHELGHLKCDHSVYLTLANLLILAAGQLPMGGVLTQGLQAQIMNWVRCAEFTCDRAALLATQDPRITMSVMMKLTGGSPKLASQLNLDAFIAQARAYDEVSKTEIGEMLKQLQTAQLSHPVPVLRAREIDRWASSQEYQKLISERSEKPAIGGWRNW, encoded by the coding sequence ATGTCATTCTCAAAGTCAGCCCTGATTGGGCTAAAAGCTGATCAGTTCCGTCACCCTCTAGATTTAGAGGCGACCCAAGCGTTGAAACAGTTGCCCGGATTGGATCTGGCAATTCGCGCTCTGTTGGGGAATGTGGCGGAACAATTTTTTTATCTTGAAAATATTGCCTCCAGCATTTTGGTGAGCGAGCAGCAACTCCCTGAGTTGCACCAGCTTTTGGTTGAAGCTTGTAAAGTTTTAGATTTAGACGTGCCGCAGCTTTATGTGCGTCAACATCCTGTACCGAATGCTTATACCTTCGCGATGAGAGGGAAGCAACCGTTTATTGTGATGCACACATCGCTGATTGATCTGCTCACACTTGAAGAGATTCAAGCCGTGATCGCACATGAATTAGGGCATTTGAAGTGCGATCACAGCGTTTATTTGACGTTGGCAAATCTGCTGATTTTGGCGGCAGGTCAGTTGCCGATGGGAGGCGTTTTGACCCAAGGATTGCAAGCGCAGATTATGAATTGGGTGCGCTGTGCGGAGTTTACTTGCGATCGTGCAGCCTTGCTTGCGACTCAAGATCCGAGAATTACGATGTCGGTGATGATGAAGCTGACGGGAGGATCGCCCAAGTTGGCGAGTCAGTTGAATCTCGATGCCTTTATCGCTCAAGCGCGGGCTTACGACGAGGTGAGCAAGACGGAGATTGGAGAGATGTTAAAGCAGTTGCAGACGGCGCAACTATCGCATCCGGTTCCAGTTTTGCGAGCACGGGAAATCGATCGCTGGGCGAGTTCGCAAGAGTATCAGAAGTTAATCAGTGAACGGTCAGAAAAACCCGCGATCGGCGGCTGGCGAAACTGGTAA
- the hemF gene encoding oxygen-dependent coproporphyrinogen oxidase yields MARNTLLQFNSLTNSLPPVDSRQRAKQFVQNLQDEICAALEQLDGEAKFQEDHWERTEGGEGRTRVIRDGRVFEQGGVNFSEVWGESLPPSILAQRPEAAGQPFFATGISMVLHPRNPYVPTVHLNYRYFEAGSIWWFGGGADLTPYYPFAEDAIHFHQTLKNACDAHHPAYYPAFKLWCDEYFYLRHRQEQRGIGGIFFDYQDGNGSLYVGSQSESLAAQYSQQVDSVPRTWEELFAFVQSCGNAFLPAYLPIAQKRQSMNYGDRERNFQLYRRGRYAEFNLVYDRGTVFGLQTNGRTESILMSLPPLARWEYAYESEPGSPEAELTEVFLKPQDWANQAPESTLAQKRLQAQQLRFKFAHQLRDVYHQFFDELAQADLPDGEIAHLSQELLRSRQEGLKNLITVDELNRYSNLYPEDV; encoded by the coding sequence ATGGCTAGAAATACTCTTTTGCAATTCAATTCTTTGACAAACTCTCTGCCCCCTGTAGACTCACGGCAGAGAGCAAAACAATTTGTCCAGAACCTACAAGATGAAATTTGTGCTGCACTAGAGCAACTAGATGGAGAAGCAAAATTTCAAGAAGACCATTGGGAACGCACCGAAGGCGGCGAGGGAAGGACTCGCGTGATTCGCGATGGGCGAGTGTTTGAACAAGGTGGCGTGAACTTTTCTGAGGTTTGGGGTGAAAGTTTGCCCCCCTCTATTCTGGCACAGCGTCCAGAGGCTGCTGGACAGCCTTTCTTCGCCACTGGAATCTCAATGGTACTGCATCCTCGCAACCCTTATGTTCCGACTGTTCACCTCAACTATCGCTACTTTGAAGCAGGTTCGATTTGGTGGTTTGGCGGCGGTGCAGATTTAACACCGTACTATCCTTTCGCAGAAGATGCTATTCACTTCCATCAAACCCTAAAAAATGCCTGCGATGCCCATCATCCGGCTTACTATCCTGCCTTCAAATTGTGGTGTGACGAGTATTTTTACTTGCGTCATCGTCAAGAGCAGCGAGGTATTGGCGGCATCTTCTTCGATTACCAGGATGGGAATGGATCGCTTTATGTCGGATCACAATCAGAGTCACTCGCTGCACAATATAGTCAGCAAGTTGATTCTGTTCCTCGGACTTGGGAAGAACTTTTTGCCTTCGTTCAAAGCTGTGGGAATGCGTTTCTTCCTGCTTACTTACCGATCGCGCAAAAACGCCAATCAATGAACTATGGCGATCGCGAACGCAATTTCCAACTTTACCGCCGAGGACGCTATGCCGAATTTAATTTGGTCTACGATCGTGGCACTGTATTCGGCTTGCAAACGAATGGACGGACTGAATCGATTCTCATGTCATTGCCACCCCTGGCTCGATGGGAATATGCCTACGAGTCGGAACCGGGTAGCCCAGAAGCTGAACTGACCGAAGTCTTTCTCAAGCCGCAAGATTGGGCAAATCAAGCACCAGAATCGACGCTGGCACAAAAGCGACTCCAAGCCCAGCAACTTCGATTTAAGTTTGCTCATCAGCTTCGGGATGTTTATCATCAGTTTTTTGATGAGCTAGCACAAGCAGACTTACCAGACGGCGAAATTGCACATCTGAGCCAGGAACTTCTGCGATCGCGTCAAGAAGGACTGAAAAATCTGATTACTGTCGATGAACTCAATCGCTATAGCAATCTCTATCCAGAAGATGTCTAA
- the katG gene encoding catalase/peroxidase HPI yields MSSESGCPFMGRGQKLQPRHVPTNREWWPNYLNLSILHQHPPQANPMGEEFNYAEEFKSLDLAALRADIYELMTTSQDWWPADYGHYGPLFIRMAWHSAGTYRIGDGRGGAGSGSQRFEPLNSWPDNANLDKARMLLWPIKQKYGKKISWADLMVFAGNCALESMGFKTLGFAGGRVDVWQPEEDIYWGSEKAWLGNERYQDDRVLLNPLAAVQMGLIYVNPEGPDGEPDPVGSGRDIRETFGRMAMNDAETVALVAGGHTFGKCHGAGDPSHVGAEPGGATIIDQGLGWKSTFNTGIGVDAITSGIEGAWTTHPTQWDNNYFENLFNYEWELTKSPAGAHQWVPKNGAGANTVPDAHDPSKRHAPMMTTADMAMRMDPTYEPISRRYYENPNEFADAFAKAWFKLTHRDMGPRSRYLGSEVPEEEFLWQDPIPTVDHELINESDIATLKGKILASGLSVSQLVSTAWASASTFRCSDMRGGANGGRIRLAPQKDWEVNEPAQLATVIQTLEAIQREFNTSQSGGKRVSLADLIVLGGCAGIEQAAKNAGHDVTVPFQPGRTDAVQEKTDVESFAVLEPTADGFRNYSSGNHSESPEELLVDRAQLLSLSAPQMTALLGGLRVLGANFGGAKQGVFTHRPETLTNDFFVNLLDLGTTWKATSEDEYEFEGSDRKTGEPKWTATRVDLIFGSNSQLRALAEVYGAEDSQPKFVQDFVAAWNKVMNLDRYDLRAVSAKSAARGF; encoded by the coding sequence ATGAGCAGCGAAAGTGGATGCCCATTTATGGGTCGAGGTCAGAAACTTCAACCTCGTCATGTACCGACAAACCGAGAGTGGTGGCCGAATTATTTGAATCTGAGCATCCTCCATCAGCATCCCCCCCAGGCAAATCCTATGGGTGAGGAATTCAACTACGCGGAGGAGTTCAAGAGCCTTGATTTAGCTGCCCTTAGAGCAGATATCTACGAGCTAATGACGACCTCTCAGGACTGGTGGCCAGCCGATTACGGTCATTATGGGCCGCTCTTCATCCGAATGGCTTGGCACAGCGCAGGTACGTATCGGATTGGCGATGGTCGGGGTGGCGCAGGCTCGGGTAGTCAGCGCTTTGAGCCGCTCAATAGTTGGCCAGATAACGCCAACCTCGATAAGGCGCGCATGTTGCTTTGGCCGATTAAGCAGAAATATGGCAAGAAAATCTCGTGGGCTGATCTCATGGTCTTTGCGGGCAACTGCGCTCTGGAGTCGATGGGCTTCAAAACGTTGGGCTTTGCTGGCGGGCGCGTGGATGTCTGGCAGCCCGAGGAAGACATCTACTGGGGGTCTGAGAAAGCTTGGCTCGGCAATGAGCGTTACCAAGACGATCGAGTTCTGCTGAATCCCCTTGCCGCTGTTCAGATGGGTCTGATCTATGTGAACCCGGAAGGACCAGACGGCGAGCCTGATCCAGTGGGTTCAGGTCGCGATATTCGCGAGACCTTTGGTCGGATGGCGATGAATGATGCAGAGACAGTCGCGCTGGTGGCGGGCGGACATACCTTTGGCAAATGTCACGGTGCGGGCGATCCATCGCATGTTGGTGCTGAACCTGGAGGTGCGACTATCATCGATCAGGGACTGGGCTGGAAGAGCACCTTCAACACAGGTATCGGTGTCGATGCAATCACCAGTGGGATCGAAGGTGCATGGACTACTCATCCGACTCAGTGGGACAACAACTACTTTGAGAACCTATTTAACTATGAGTGGGAGCTGACAAAGAGTCCTGCTGGCGCGCATCAATGGGTGCCTAAGAATGGTGCTGGTGCAAATACAGTGCCGGATGCACATGATCCATCAAAACGGCATGCTCCCATGATGACCACAGCCGACATGGCAATGAGGATGGATCCTACCTATGAGCCGATTTCACGGCGTTACTATGAGAACCCGAATGAGTTTGCAGATGCGTTCGCCAAAGCATGGTTCAAGTTGACACACCGCGACATGGGACCACGATCGCGTTATCTCGGTTCAGAAGTTCCTGAGGAAGAATTCTTGTGGCAAGATCCCATTCCCACAGTTGACCATGAATTGATCAATGAGTCGGACATTGCCACTCTCAAAGGCAAGATTCTGGCTTCGGGACTATCTGTTTCCCAACTGGTTTCAACGGCTTGGGCATCAGCATCAACGTTTCGCTGCTCTGATATGCGGGGTGGAGCGAACGGAGGGCGCATTCGTCTCGCGCCGCAGAAGGATTGGGAAGTCAATGAACCCGCCCAATTGGCAACAGTAATCCAAACGTTAGAAGCGATCCAACGGGAGTTCAACACCTCGCAGTCTGGCGGCAAGCGGGTTTCGCTTGCTGACTTGATCGTTCTGGGCGGATGTGCAGGCATTGAACAAGCTGCAAAAAATGCGGGTCACGACGTAACGGTTCCCTTCCAGCCGGGACGCACGGATGCGGTGCAAGAGAAAACAGATGTCGAGTCCTTCGCTGTGCTCGAGCCAACGGCAGACGGGTTTCGCAACTACTCTAGCGGCAACCACAGCGAATCGCCCGAAGAGTTGCTGGTCGATCGAGCACAATTGTTGTCTCTATCAGCCCCTCAGATGACGGCTCTCTTGGGCGGCTTGCGCGTCTTGGGGGCGAACTTTGGAGGAGCCAAACAGGGTGTCTTCACCCATCGACCCGAGACGTTGACTAATGACTTCTTCGTCAACCTGCTCGACTTAGGCACGACATGGAAGGCGACTTCTGAAGATGAGTATGAGTTCGAGGGGAGCGATCGCAAAACGGGTGAACCCAAATGGACTGCGACCCGCGTTGACCTTATCTTTGGGTCAAATTCTCAGCTTCGCGCGCTTGCAGAAGTCTATGGCGCGGAGGACTCGCAACCGAAATTTGTGCAGGACTTCGTGGCAGCGTGGAACAAGGTGATGAACCTCGATCGCTATGATCTTCGTGCGGTTTCGGCGAAAAGCGCTGCGAGGGGCTTCTAA
- a CDS encoding class I SAM-dependent methyltransferase: MTLQSKPAWAGDDFLSRCVNLLIQTQPVYAVMKQQARQVLIKTAERNGVPWRKRVEELATAEIEHSAAQLTNQKVSYPDYYQVPFHAYEHGNLCWQAAFEAEPATHAMALRVWKDEPLTWEEAQARLRGSFHQVLAQNIQQPVQDILDIGCSIGLSTIALHRFYQNRQQQQVRTVGLDLSPYMLAVAQYRDGDREISQWIHANAEATELPDCSLDLITIQFVLHELPRYATIAIFQEALRLLRPGGHLGIVDNNPQSPVIQNLPPVLFTLMKSTEPWSDDYYTFNVETALESVGFEQVTTVASDPRHRTILGCKP; encoded by the coding sequence ATGACTCTCCAAAGTAAGCCTGCCTGGGCTGGCGATGATTTTCTCTCGCGCTGTGTCAATTTGTTGATTCAGACTCAGCCTGTTTACGCGGTGATGAAACAGCAGGCGCGTCAAGTCCTAATTAAAACGGCTGAGCGAAATGGTGTGCCTTGGCGGAAACGAGTTGAAGAATTGGCGACGGCTGAAATTGAACATTCTGCTGCTCAGCTTACCAATCAGAAAGTCAGCTATCCCGATTATTACCAAGTGCCATTTCATGCTTACGAGCACGGGAATCTATGCTGGCAAGCTGCGTTTGAGGCAGAACCTGCGACTCATGCGATGGCACTCCGAGTCTGGAAGGATGAACCGCTGACGTGGGAGGAAGCTCAAGCTCGACTGCGGGGGAGCTTCCATCAGGTACTTGCTCAAAATATTCAACAGCCTGTGCAAGACATTCTCGACATCGGTTGCTCGATTGGACTGTCTACTATAGCTCTACATCGGTTCTATCAGAATCGGCAGCAGCAGCAAGTTCGCACGGTTGGGCTAGATTTATCCCCTTATATGCTGGCAGTCGCTCAGTATCGGGATGGCGATCGCGAGATCAGTCAATGGATTCATGCCAATGCTGAAGCAACCGAGTTGCCCGATTGCTCATTGGATTTGATCACGATCCAGTTTGTGCTGCATGAGTTGCCGCGATATGCGACGATCGCGATTTTTCAAGAAGCACTGCGATTACTGCGTCCGGGCGGGCATCTGGGGATTGTCGATAACAATCCCCAGTCGCCAGTGATTCAGAACCTACCGCCCGTACTCTTCACGCTGATGAAAAGTACGGAGCCTTGGTCAGATGACTACTATACGTTTAATGTTGAAACGGCTCTAGAGTCTGTTGGCTTTGAGCAAGTTACAACGGTTGCAAGTGATCCTCGACATCGCACGATTTTGGGATGTAAGCCATGA
- a CDS encoding SDR family oxidoreductase, with protein sequence MNFQNKTIILTGASAGIGKNLAIVLAQKGANLVLAARNSTALEETVALCIAQGGQAIAVPTDVTYPEACQKLIESAIARFGQIDCLINNAGISMICRFEEVTDLTTFDQIMRVNYLGAVYCTHSALPHLKHSQGLLVAISSLCGKTGVPTRTGYVASKHAMQGFFDTLRIELQGSGVDVLVVSPGFVATDIRERAFDGKGQLLGQSPRDEEQGTMSVEECVRQIVGAMEKRKREHLMTLKGKAIPWVKLIAPGLVDRIAAYAARVKAEKNSPLA encoded by the coding sequence ATGAATTTTCAGAATAAAACGATCATTCTGACAGGAGCATCGGCTGGTATTGGGAAAAATCTCGCGATCGTGCTCGCTCAAAAGGGCGCAAATTTAGTGCTCGCTGCTCGAAATTCGACCGCTTTAGAAGAAACAGTTGCGTTGTGTATCGCACAGGGAGGACAAGCAATTGCAGTCCCGACAGATGTGACTTACCCTGAAGCCTGTCAAAAACTGATTGAATCTGCGATCGCAAGATTTGGACAGATTGATTGTCTGATTAACAATGCTGGCATCTCGATGATTTGTCGGTTTGAGGAAGTCACGGATCTGACAACTTTTGATCAGATTATGCGAGTGAACTATCTAGGAGCTGTGTATTGTACGCATTCTGCTTTACCTCATCTCAAACACAGTCAAGGGCTTTTAGTTGCGATCTCTTCTCTTTGCGGTAAAACGGGAGTTCCGACACGCACAGGATATGTGGCGAGTAAACATGCAATGCAAGGTTTTTTCGATACACTCCGAATTGAACTGCAAGGGAGTGGTGTCGATGTATTAGTAGTATCTCCGGGATTTGTTGCAACTGACATTCGAGAACGTGCTTTCGATGGGAAGGGGCAACTACTAGGGCAGAGTCCTCGCGATGAAGAACAAGGCACAATGTCTGTAGAGGAATGTGTGCGGCAAATTGTGGGTGCAATGGAAAAACGGAAACGAGAGCATTTGATGACCTTGAAAGGCAAAGCAATTCCGTGGGTAAAACTCATCGCGCCGGGGCTAGTCGATCGCATCGCTGCCTATGCTGCGCGTGTTAAGGCGGAGAAAAATAGCCCTCTTGCGTAA
- a CDS encoding tetratricopeptide repeat protein, which produces MKNGKWLNLAESLTLVGSGVGAIASIASQQLAFTAAPVSFLLLLNVANRRRLDKETLNAANRNIAHLDQRFSDDIKALDQQVRTLPTFVDLASVRKTIQQRHDNAIAQLQHNVSSRLSAIESRDHEQLEKELEYLKTKYSQLAESMATVSQYLNRLVTTNRVESAESEIAELRTEVEQLASKLSEVSTSQKQVIPRLMQDEIHQIHRRLNSLPSPFDATALKQEVDGLVKIVGDLVSRRDMAKLMAEIEKIRHQHQALEQTVVPMRSVNTIMRKQMETLSSWMTTGHPASPGSNINLEQLQNTVAQLEARLEESANLKDMHTEMETMLNGHLSHLQEQFESVQQHTRSLDRQQKQLAEWMGRLPEMLDAKALQNQMKYLTSRLEVTEAQLSDLVNTPKSEYELMFNLSQAQSDPFANTRAVLQEALSSAQSRVIVVFPYPDQATLDAELMQSFQDFLNRGGQLDIGWGHLGDRQAMQQAKLISDREAPSTSKSYIKQILQQLTQLKREYSEQFHFKILGTNENFLVCDSSYGVVGIQPIPTASVAFPEVAFGIRTENQTVIQGLVDRFNKPMLDAKDVTSHLNRAITRYEMGDFQGAIEDYSKVVELDSNHYIAYNNRALIKFELGNYAEAIADLNRAVISHSGNCIAYCNRGVIWAQMGEKNNAIDDFSYAIQVDPACLNAYFQRGLARMKFENTLGAIDDFTAMICIDAMNAVAYFHRGLARSKVSDKTGAIRDLKEAAWLFSVQGDQAKHQHAIAAIHKLRKRFVTVDTPDLKLVCEA; this is translated from the coding sequence ATGAAGAACGGAAAATGGTTGAACCTAGCTGAATCCTTAACGTTAGTTGGCTCAGGAGTTGGAGCGATCGCATCGATCGCATCTCAACAATTAGCGTTCACTGCTGCTCCCGTGTCTTTTCTGTTACTTTTGAACGTTGCAAATCGCCGTCGTCTTGATAAAGAAACCCTAAACGCGGCAAATCGTAACATTGCTCATCTTGACCAGCGCTTCTCCGATGATATCAAAGCTTTAGATCAGCAAGTGCGAACACTGCCCACCTTTGTTGATCTCGCCAGCGTTCGCAAAACAATTCAGCAGCGGCACGATAACGCGATCGCTCAATTACAGCACAATGTCTCCAGCCGATTGAGCGCGATCGAAAGTCGGGATCATGAACAGCTTGAAAAAGAATTAGAGTACCTGAAGACGAAGTACTCTCAGCTAGCAGAATCGATGGCAACCGTTTCGCAGTATTTGAATCGGTTAGTGACCACAAATCGCGTCGAAAGTGCCGAAAGTGAGATTGCCGAATTACGCACCGAAGTGGAGCAATTAGCGTCGAAACTCAGCGAGGTTTCGACCAGTCAGAAGCAAGTAATTCCGCGGCTGATGCAAGATGAAATTCATCAAATTCATCGGCGGTTGAATAGCTTGCCCTCGCCTTTTGATGCGACTGCTTTAAAGCAAGAAGTAGATGGACTCGTCAAAATTGTTGGAGATTTGGTATCTCGGCGAGATATGGCAAAGCTGATGGCAGAAATTGAAAAAATCCGCCATCAACATCAAGCTTTAGAGCAAACAGTCGTTCCGATGCGATCGGTAAATACCATTATGCGAAAGCAGATGGAAACTTTATCGTCTTGGATGACAACCGGACATCCGGCTTCGCCTGGGAGCAATATCAATCTTGAGCAGTTGCAGAATACCGTCGCTCAACTCGAAGCGCGGTTAGAAGAAAGTGCAAATCTCAAAGATATGCATACCGAAATGGAAACCATGCTCAATGGGCATTTGAGCCATTTGCAAGAGCAATTTGAAAGCGTTCAGCAGCATACCCGCAGTCTCGATCGCCAACAGAAACAGCTTGCTGAATGGATGGGTCGTTTGCCTGAAATGTTGGATGCAAAAGCATTGCAAAATCAGATGAAGTATCTCACTTCTCGTTTAGAAGTCACTGAAGCTCAGCTTTCAGACCTGGTGAATACGCCAAAATCTGAGTATGAATTGATGTTTAACCTATCTCAGGCACAATCTGATCCGTTTGCAAATACTCGCGCTGTGCTACAAGAAGCATTAAGTTCGGCTCAGTCTCGTGTGATTGTGGTATTCCCTTACCCCGACCAGGCAACGCTAGATGCAGAACTGATGCAAAGCTTTCAAGACTTTCTCAATCGGGGAGGACAGCTTGATATTGGTTGGGGACATTTGGGAGATCGGCAAGCGATGCAACAAGCAAAACTGATCTCCGATCGCGAAGCTCCTTCAACCTCCAAGAGCTATATTAAGCAAATTCTGCAACAGCTTACCCAACTCAAGCGCGAGTATTCTGAGCAATTTCATTTTAAGATTTTAGGCACGAATGAAAATTTCCTGGTTTGTGATTCCAGCTATGGCGTGGTTGGAATTCAACCAATTCCGACCGCTAGCGTTGCCTTTCCTGAAGTTGCATTTGGCATTCGGACTGAAAATCAAACGGTGATTCAGGGATTAGTCGATCGCTTTAACAAGCCGATGCTCGATGCGAAAGATGTAACGTCGCATTTGAATCGAGCGATCACCCGGTATGAGATGGGCGATTTTCAAGGTGCGATCGAAGACTATTCTAAAGTCGTTGAACTCGATTCAAACCATTACATTGCTTATAACAATCGGGCGCTGATTAAGTTTGAATTGGGGAATTACGCAGAAGCGATCGCAGATTTGAATCGGGCTGTGATTAGTCATTCGGGCAACTGCATTGCTTACTGTAATCGGGGTGTCATTTGGGCACAGATGGGTGAGAAAAATAACGCGATCGATGATTTTAGCTATGCCATTCAAGTCGATCCAGCTTGTCTGAATGCCTATTTTCAAAGAGGCTTGGCACGGATGAAATTTGAGAATACGCTCGGTGCGATCGATGATTTTACTGCCATGATTTGTATTGATGCAATGAATGCTGTGGCTTACTTTCATCGAGGGCTAGCTCGCAGTAAAGTGAGTGATAAAACTGGAGCGATTCGGGATTTGAAAGAGGCCGCTTGGTTGTTTTCGGTACAAGGCGATCAGGCGAAACATCAACATGCGATCGCGGCAATTCATAAACTCCGTAAACGTTTTGTGACCGTAGACACTCCGGATCTGAAGCTCGTTTGTGAGGCTTAA
- a CDS encoding acyl-CoA desaturase, which translates to MSSESLSSRSNPPLNWGTVAFFALIHALALLAPWFFSWSALGTMLVLHWFFGSIGICLGYHRLLSHRSFQVPKGLEYAIALIGALALQGGPIFWVAGHRLHHAHTEDEEKDPYSARRGFWWSHMLWIFYPHAEFFDYEQYKRFAPDLARDPFYRWLNRYFVLLQFPLGLLLYMIGGWSFVIYGMFVRAVLLWHSTWFINSVTHVWGYRSFDIPDGSRNLWWAAILTYGEGWHNNHHAYPHVAKAGWRWWEIDVTWWAIWLLRQVGLAQKVILPP; encoded by the coding sequence ATGTCATCTGAATCTTTATCGTCAAGGTCTAATCCGCCTTTGAATTGGGGAACCGTCGCATTTTTTGCACTGATTCATGCCCTTGCACTGCTAGCGCCTTGGTTCTTTTCATGGTCAGCTTTGGGGACAATGCTAGTGCTTCATTGGTTCTTTGGCAGCATTGGGATTTGTCTGGGGTATCATCGCTTATTGAGCCATCGAAGTTTTCAAGTTCCGAAAGGGTTGGAATATGCGATCGCACTGATTGGTGCTTTAGCTTTACAAGGCGGACCAATTTTTTGGGTAGCTGGGCATCGCTTACATCATGCTCATACAGAAGATGAAGAGAAAGATCCTTACTCTGCTCGGCGAGGCTTCTGGTGGAGCCATATGCTGTGGATCTTCTATCCTCATGCTGAGTTTTTTGACTATGAGCAATATAAACGCTTTGCGCCAGATCTCGCGCGCGATCCATTCTATCGCTGGTTGAATCGTTACTTTGTTCTCCTACAGTTTCCGCTCGGACTCTTGCTCTATATGATTGGCGGTTGGTCGTTCGTGATTTATGGCATGTTTGTCAGAGCGGTGCTGCTCTGGCATAGTACTTGGTTTATTAATTCTGTGACGCATGTTTGGGGATATCGATCGTTTGACATTCCCGATGGCTCTCGAAATTTATGGTGGGCAGCAATTCTGACCTATGGTGAAGGGTGGCATAACAATCATCATGCTTATCCTCATGTAGCGAAAGCAGGATGGCGCTGGTGGGAAATCGATGTAACGTGGTGGGCAATTTGGCTGCTTAGACAGGTTGGGTTAGCTCAAAAAGTTATCCTGCCCCCTTAG
- a CDS encoding HAD family hydrolase: MALKALIFDVDGTLADTERDGHRIAFNRAFADFGLDWNWSIDLYHDLLEVAGGKERIQHYVKTYDVKTFGAKSPETDLKAFAAQLHAAKTGHYQTLVKEGLIPLRPGVQRLIQEAKDAGVRLAIATTSQFENVIALLETTLAPDSPNWFEVIAAGDIVPQKKPAPDIYLYALEQLNLEPEDCIAIEDSYPGLQAALQANLKTVITMNDYTRQHDFSGAALVVDQLGEPDQPCSLISGSVDKFSYLSLKTLQAI, translated from the coding sequence ATGGCACTTAAGGCTCTAATTTTTGACGTGGACGGAACGCTGGCTGACACCGAACGGGATGGACATCGCATTGCGTTCAATCGTGCCTTCGCGGATTTTGGCTTGGATTGGAATTGGTCGATCGACCTGTATCACGATCTGCTCGAAGTTGCAGGAGGCAAAGAGCGCATTCAGCATTATGTGAAAACGTATGATGTGAAAACTTTTGGTGCAAAATCTCCTGAAACGGATCTAAAAGCGTTTGCGGCACAGCTTCATGCGGCGAAGACTGGGCATTATCAAACCCTAGTCAAAGAAGGGTTGATTCCATTACGTCCCGGTGTCCAGCGCTTGATTCAAGAGGCAAAAGACGCAGGCGTGAGATTAGCGATCGCGACAACGAGCCAATTTGAGAATGTGATTGCCCTGCTCGAAACAACGCTTGCGCCCGATAGCCCGAATTGGTTTGAAGTGATTGCAGCAGGAGACATTGTGCCTCAGAAGAAGCCTGCACCCGATATTTATCTGTATGCGTTGGAGCAATTAAATTTAGAGCCTGAAGACTGTATTGCGATCGAAGATTCCTATCCAGGACTGCAAGCTGCCCTGCAAGCCAATCTCAAAACGGTGATCACAATGAACGATTACACCCGCCAACACGATTTTTCTGGGGCTGCGCTCGTCGTTGATCAATTGGGAGAACCGGATCAGCCTTGTTCTCTCATTTCTGGAAGCGTGGACAAGTTCTCCTACTTATCTCTAAAGACTCTCCAAGCGATTTAG